The following proteins come from a genomic window of Accipiter gentilis chromosome 2, bAccGen1.1, whole genome shotgun sequence:
- the SCX gene encoding basic helix-loop-helix transcription factor scleraxis, producing MSFAMLRSAPSRYLYPEISMLSEDEENGSESSGSDEKPYHLDADGYGIKAGKRRSGKKPNRINREPRQRHTANARERDRTNSVNTAFTALRTLIPTEPADRKLSKIETLRLASSYISHLGNVLLVGEACGDGQPCHTTPAFYHHGGGSPPARDTENSQPKQICTFCLSNQRKLSKDRDRKTAIRS from the coding sequence ATGTCCTTTGCCATGCTGCGCTCGGCCCCCAGCCGGTACCTGTACCCCGAGATCAGCATGTTGTCTGAGGACGAGGAGAACGGCAGCGAGAGCTCCGGCTCGGATGAGAAGCCCTACCACTTGGACGCCGACGGCTACGGCATCAAGGCCGGCAAGCGCAGGAGCGGCAAGAAACCCAACCGGATCAACAGGGAGCCCCGGCAGCGTCACACGGCCAACGCGCGGGAGCGTGACCGCACCAACAGCGTCAACACCGCCTTCACCGCCCTCCGCACGCTCATCCCCACCGAGCCGGCCGACAGAAAGCTCTCCAAGATCGAGACCTTGAGACTGGCCTCCAGCTACATCTCCCACCTGGGGAACGTGCTGCTGGTGGGGGAGGCGTGCGGGGACGggcagccctgccacaccacccCTGCCTTCTACCACcacggcggcggcagcccccccgCCCGCGACACCGAGAACTCCCAGCCCAAACAGATCTGCACTTTCTGCCTCAGCAACCAGAGGAAGCTG